From Terriglobales bacterium, the proteins below share one genomic window:
- a CDS encoding GNAT family N-acetyltransferase, which produces MGELDTSQIVVRKCATIAEFTDCVALQKEVWNFADVDLIPLRMFVVADKIGGQIIGSFDGEELVGFALSIPGSRGGHPYLHSHMLAVREKYRNAGLGRQMKLLQREDGLARGFELIEWTFDPLEIKNAFLNLERLGAVARRYNINQYGISSSPLQGGLPTDRLVAEWWLKSKRVCALLEDKQRPAIKTEKTIEVPAQIYEWKASEKERDKAKDVQLRNREQFLKAFSDGMAVLGYERDKEGNGRFLLGHWDEEWGYESAPGEEEETVEQ; this is translated from the coding sequence ATGGGCGAGCTCGACACCAGCCAGATCGTGGTGCGGAAGTGCGCGACCATCGCGGAGTTCACCGACTGCGTCGCGCTGCAGAAGGAAGTGTGGAACTTCGCGGACGTGGACCTGATCCCGCTGCGGATGTTCGTGGTGGCCGACAAGATCGGCGGCCAGATCATCGGGAGCTTCGACGGCGAGGAGCTGGTGGGTTTCGCGCTCTCCATCCCCGGGAGCCGCGGCGGGCATCCCTACCTGCACTCGCACATGCTGGCGGTGCGGGAAAAGTACCGCAACGCGGGGTTGGGGCGTCAGATGAAGCTGCTGCAACGCGAGGACGGGCTGGCGCGCGGGTTCGAGCTCATCGAGTGGACGTTCGACCCGCTGGAGATCAAGAACGCGTTCCTGAACCTGGAGCGGCTGGGCGCGGTCGCGCGCCGGTACAACATCAACCAGTACGGCATCTCGTCGTCGCCGCTGCAGGGCGGCCTGCCGACCGACCGGCTGGTGGCGGAGTGGTGGCTGAAGTCGAAGCGCGTCTGCGCGCTGCTCGAGGACAAGCAGCGGCCGGCCATCAAGACGGAGAAGACCATCGAGGTGCCGGCGCAGATCTACGAGTGGAAGGCGAGCGAGAAAGAGCGCGACAAGGCGAAAGACGTCCAACTGCGCAATCGCGAGCAGTTCCTGAAAGCCTTTTCTGACGGGATGGCGGTGCTGGGATACGAGCGCGACAAGGAGGGGAACGGGCGCTTCCTGCTGGGACACTGGGACGAAGAGTGGGGTTACGAATCGGCTCCCGGCGAAGAAGAGGAAACCGTAGAGCAATGA
- the mazG gene encoding nucleoside triphosphate pyrophosphohydrolase: MGATGDKFERAVEIMARLRAPGGCPWDREQTFDTIKPFTLEETYEVLEAIDNRDWDELPEELGDLLLQVLFYAQMASEERRFAIDDVLERLANKLVGRHPHVFGDVKAETASDVLRNWEALKAEEKKQRLAAGGGKKKKEEENNESVLAGVSPAVPALLEAYKLSSRAAHVGFDWPEVSGLFDKLREETDELKREVAKLPAPPKPQQRGVAGSGAAQVAEPLRGRLEDELGDMLFVLVNIARYLSLDPESALRKTNRKFKRRFQWLEEELRRQGKKLPEASLDEMEALWQKSKETER, translated from the coding sequence ATGGGAGCGACCGGCGACAAGTTCGAGCGGGCGGTGGAGATCATGGCGCGGTTACGGGCGCCGGGCGGGTGTCCGTGGGACCGCGAGCAGACCTTCGATACCATCAAGCCGTTCACGCTGGAGGAGACGTACGAGGTCCTGGAAGCGATCGACAATCGCGACTGGGACGAGCTGCCCGAAGAGCTGGGCGACCTGCTGCTGCAGGTGCTCTTCTATGCGCAGATGGCGAGTGAAGAGAGGCGCTTCGCCATCGACGACGTGCTGGAGCGCCTGGCGAACAAGCTGGTCGGGCGGCATCCGCACGTGTTCGGCGACGTGAAGGCGGAGACCGCGTCGGACGTACTCAGGAATTGGGAGGCGCTGAAGGCGGAAGAGAAGAAGCAGCGGCTCGCGGCGGGCGGCGGCAAGAAGAAGAAGGAAGAGGAGAATAACGAGTCGGTGCTGGCGGGCGTGTCGCCGGCGGTGCCGGCGTTGCTGGAGGCGTACAAGCTGAGCTCGCGCGCGGCGCACGTCGGGTTCGACTGGCCGGAGGTCAGCGGGCTGTTCGACAAATTGCGCGAGGAGACGGACGAACTGAAGCGCGAGGTAGCGAAGCTGCCGGCGCCGCCGAAGCCGCAGCAGCGTGGCGTGGCCGGGTCAGGGGCAGCGCAGGTGGCGGAGCCGCTGCGCGGCCGCCTGGAAGACGAGTTGGGCGACATGCTGTTCGTGCTGGTGAACATCGCGCGCTATCTCTCCCTCGACCCGGAATCGGCCTTGCGGAAGACCAACCGCAAGTTCAAGCGGCGGTTCCAATGGTTGGAAGAGGAGCTGCGCCGGCAGGGAAAGAAGCTGCCGGAGGCGTCGCTCGACGAGATGGAAGCGCTGTGGCAGAAATCGAAGGAGACGGAACGCTGA